One region of Labeo rohita strain BAU-BD-2019 unplaced genomic scaffold, IGBB_LRoh.1.0 scaffold_135, whole genome shotgun sequence genomic DNA includes:
- the clcf1 gene encoding uncharacterized protein clcf1, with protein MHRWKVNQVAVLLLLAAAVGFGQVLDRTLILSNERSSIERTYELTKYLDHQLKEIRDTYLSYLGPPFSDPGFSPPRPNSSSLSVPSAATRVDLWRGLENGARLAQNQRAYSVLLCAVKELARSTLCPYLQSSLLHFCSGLSGLLGSISGLMNALGYTNLPPSTGYATPAQAYAPPLSSQFQGVSENSPAPLRSYVPRNQGAQPISGTTRADLKRDRERGRRGRRKEGESWAAKEEGGKEEGMERWGKRRRLLSVDEEKMIKLNMNYTTFGDGYRKQPVLFSSASLQHRRPVRSTHAGLSSLSLLYQYSGPATEVHTLLAAPVLSSHPTPNDFSRKVEGFWVLRELQSWLWRSAKDFTRLKKRLRV; from the exons TCAATCAGGTTGCTGTGTTGCTATTGTTGGCGGCTGCGGTCGGGTTCGGTCAGGTGCTGGACCGCACGCTCATCCTGTCCAACGAGAGGAGCTCCATAGAGAGGACATACGAGCTGACCAAATACCTGGACCACCAGCTGAAGGAGATCAGAGACACTTAC CTGTCCTATCTCGGGCCTCCATTCAGCGATCCCGGCTTCTCTCCTCCGCGTCCCAACAGCTCCTCTCTGTCCGTACCCAGCGCGGCCACGCGAGTGGACCTGTGGCGTGGGCTGGAGAACGGCGCCCGTCTGGCGCAGAACCAGCGAGCTTACAGCGTTCTCCTGTGCGCCGTGAAGGAGCTGGCGCGCTCCACCCTGTGTCCGTACCTCCAGAGCTCCCTCCTGCACTTCTGCTCCGGCCTCAGCGGGTTGCTTGGCTCAATATCCGGCCTGATGAACGCCCTGGGCTACACCAACCTCCCACCCTCCACGGGATACGCCACGCCCGCTCAAGCATACGCCCCGCCGCTGTCGTCACAGTTTCAGGGCGTGAGCGAGAACAGCCCTGCCCCTCTGCGAAGTTACGTGCCTCGAAACCAGGGCGCTCAGCCTATCTCGGGAACAACTCGGGCGGATCTCAAACGGGACAGAGAGAGGGgcagaagaggaagaagaaaagAAGGAGAGAGCTGGGCTGCCAAAGAGGAGGGGGGGAAGGAGGAAGGAATGGAGAGATGGGGGAAAAGGAGAAGACTATTAAGCGTGGACGAAGAGAAAATGATAAAACTGAACATGAACTACACAACTTTTGGGGACGGATACAGAAAGCAACCCGTACTCTTTTCATCAGCATCTCTACAACATCGTCGACCTGTTCGTTCAACTCATGCCGGTCTCTCTTCTCTCTCACTTCTTTATCAGTACAGCGGGCCGGCTACTGAGGTTCACACTTTGCTGGCGGCCCCCGTGTTGTCGTCCCATCCCACCCCGAATGATTTCTCACGGAAGGTGGAGGGATTCTGGGTACTTCGAGAGCTGCAAAGCTGGCTGTGGAGATCCGCAAAAGACTTCACCAGACTGAAGAAACGACTGCGTGTTTGA